One window from the genome of Betaproteobacteria bacterium encodes:
- a CDS encoding sensor domain-containing diguanylate cyclase: MICPHSASIAPDTLPQLCLPLMAQGEILGLVCVQATQGASWVADERAQRLAHAFSEQISLGLSSFSLRETLRRQSIVDSLTGRYNRRYLDETLRREVFRAKLSEKALSVIMLDADHFKRLNDTFGHDAGDIALRGLGEQLKSGVRAGDIACRYGGEEFALVLADCGKEQALQRARCIAQNVRELRLVHGGTPLQQITISGGVATYPEDGEEAEQLIAAADRALYGAKHSGRDRVLGAEHGEASVAVSATSTKV, from the coding sequence TTGATCTGCCCCCATTCCGCCAGTATCGCGCCGGACACGCTTCCGCAATTGTGTTTGCCGCTGATGGCCCAAGGCGAGATTCTGGGTTTGGTATGTGTTCAAGCGACACAAGGGGCTTCGTGGGTGGCCGATGAGCGCGCACAAAGATTGGCGCACGCTTTCTCGGAGCAAATCTCCCTAGGTTTGTCGAGTTTCTCGCTGCGGGAAACTCTGCGCCGCCAGTCCATCGTGGATTCGCTGACCGGGCGCTACAACCGCCGCTACTTGGATGAAACCCTCAGGCGCGAGGTGTTTCGCGCCAAGCTAAGCGAAAAAGCCCTGTCGGTCATCATGCTCGACGCGGATCATTTCAAGCGCCTTAACGACACCTTTGGCCATGATGCGGGCGACATCGCGCTGCGAGGGCTGGGGGAGCAACTCAAATCTGGCGTGCGCGCGGGCGACATTGCATGCCGCTATGGCGGCGAGGAGTTTGCCTTGGTGCTGGCCGATTGCGGCAAGGAGCAGGCTTTGCAAAGAGCACGGTGCATCGCGCAAAACGTGCGGGAGTTGCGGCTCGTCCATGGCGGTACGCCGCTCCAACAGATCACGATTTCCGGAGGCGTGGCGACCTACCCGGAGGATGGCGAGGAAGCCGAACAGTTGATCGCGGCGGCGGACCGGGCGTTGTACGGGGCCAAGCATAGCGGCCGTGACCGGGTGTTGGGCGCGGAGCACGGTGAAGCATCCGTCGCGGTTAGCGCCACGAGCACGAAAGTTTGA
- a CDS encoding nuclease yields MIFLWCCLAWQHARAEILEGRVVKVIDGDTVEVTDSNRRRFRVRLSWSDAPEKAQPHGINATRNLRALVYRKPVSVDWYKKDEYRRLIGQLWVAPANTCPNASATCKRTLDAALAQISAGMGWHYRHYAHEQTVEDRERYAQAEEQARGRHAGLWGARRKPIPPWEWRHSHH; encoded by the coding sequence TTGATTTTTCTTTGGTGCTGCCTTGCATGGCAGCATGCCCGCGCGGAAATTCTCGAAGGCCGCGTGGTGAAGGTCATTGACGGCGACACCGTCGAAGTGACGGATTCCAACCGCCGGCGCTTCCGGGTGCGCCTGTCGTGGTCGGACGCTCCCGAGAAAGCGCAACCTCATGGCATCAACGCCACTCGTAATTTGCGCGCGTTGGTGTATCGCAAACCGGTGAGCGTGGACTGGTACAAGAAAGATGAGTATCGCCGCTTGATTGGACAGCTCTGGGTGGCTCCGGCGAATACGTGCCCCAACGCCTCGGCTACTTGCAAGCGCACGCTGGATGCCGCGCTCGCCCAAATCAGCGCGGGAATGGGATGGCATTACCGGCATTACGCGCATGAGCAAACCGTGGAGGATAGGGAGCGTTACGCCCAGGCGGAAGAACAGGCGCGCGGACGGCACGCCGGGCTCTGGGGTGCACGCAGAAAACCCATTCCGCCGTGGGAATGGCGCCATTCACATCATTGA
- a CDS encoding alpha-hydroxy-acid oxidizing protein, with translation MRLPGPRSTLFGLAARDSSFEPRGASAALTAYFISRKQCKGGTSTRAGYDIMSRFVQVRLPQRAAKLMEVRARALRYPQQQIVPTPVVNIEDLRKLARAYLPKAVFEFVDGGATDEVSLRANREDFGRYRFVPRVNTDVSRRDLSTTILGQPASLPIIIAPTGLAGLVRRKGECLEAQVATRLGIPYCQSQMSASSIEEVSAAAPGAHWLQVYLLKEREINRRIMHRARAAGYRTLVLTVDTKTQGPRERDMRNGFVIPPRITLRNLADALRCWRWTLDVPLGPTVTFANLAGETHSKSDLFTIAEYIKDLYDLSFGWEALEWCKSEWQGPVAVKGILSPEDARLAVQHGADAVIVSNHGGRQLDSTISAIAALPAVVNAVGGRAEVILDGGVRRGIDVVKALCLGARACMVGRPFLYGLAVQGEAGVDKVAEIFRREIDSAMLLLGQSSLGGLVPGLLAHP, from the coding sequence ATGCGGCTCCCCGGCCCTCGGAGCACGCTGTTCGGTCTGGCTGCACGGGATTCTTCGTTCGAACCGCGGGGAGCTTCCGCCGCGCTAACCGCATACTTCATATCTCGTAAGCAATGTAAGGGCGGAACATCCACCAGGGCCGGTTACGATATCATGAGCCGGTTCGTGCAAGTGCGGCTTCCCCAACGGGCGGCTAAACTCATGGAAGTCAGAGCACGAGCACTTCGCTATCCTCAACAACAAATCGTGCCCACGCCCGTCGTCAACATAGAAGACCTACGCAAACTCGCGCGTGCGTATCTCCCCAAGGCAGTGTTCGAGTTCGTGGACGGTGGCGCGACGGATGAAGTTTCCTTGCGCGCCAATCGAGAGGATTTCGGGCGCTACCGCTTCGTCCCGCGCGTCAACACCGATGTTTCGCGGCGCGATCTCTCTACTACCATCCTTGGCCAGCCTGCCAGTCTCCCCATCATCATTGCACCCACGGGTCTCGCGGGCCTGGTCAGGCGTAAAGGGGAATGCTTGGAGGCGCAAGTGGCCACGCGTCTAGGCATTCCCTACTGCCAAAGCCAGATGTCGGCCTCCAGCATCGAGGAGGTGAGCGCGGCGGCGCCCGGCGCCCATTGGCTACAAGTCTATTTGCTGAAGGAGCGCGAGATCAACCGCCGCATCATGCACAGAGCGCGCGCCGCTGGCTATCGCACCTTGGTACTCACGGTGGATACCAAGACGCAAGGCCCGCGCGAACGCGATATGCGTAACGGGTTCGTCATTCCGCCGCGCATCACGTTGCGCAATTTGGCCGATGCGCTGCGTTGCTGGCGCTGGACCTTGGACGTGCCGCTGGGCCCCACCGTGACCTTCGCCAATCTCGCCGGTGAGACCCATTCCAAGTCCGATCTCTTCACCATCGCCGAGTACATCAAGGATTTGTACGATCTGAGTTTCGGCTGGGAAGCGCTGGAATGGTGCAAGAGCGAGTGGCAAGGACCGGTTGCGGTGAAAGGTATCTTGTCGCCCGAAGATGCGAGGCTCGCCGTACAACACGGAGCCGATGCGGTGATCGTTTCCAATCACGGCGGCCGGCAATTGGATAGCACCATATCCGCCATCGCCGCCCTCCCCGCCGTGGTGAATGCGGTGGGCGGGCGCGCGGAAGTCATTCTCGATGGCGGCGTGCGGCGCGGAATCGATGTGGTGAAGGCATTGTGCCTGGGCGCTCGCGCGTGCATGGTGGGACGGCCGTTTCTTTACGGGCTGGCCGTACAAGGCGAAGCCGGAGTGGATAAAGTGGCCGAGATATTTCGTAGAGAGATAGACTCGGCCATGTTGCTTCTAGGACAATCCTCCCTCGGCGGTTTGGTTCCTGGTCTTCTCGCTCATCCGTAG
- a CDS encoding TRAP transporter substrate-binding protein has protein sequence MRASIRFTRAAFASVGILAAGLAAAQDPKVKFNVANNFPNSLPIVGEAGPRYAERVKRASGGSIEMKFHEPGALVPALQSIQAASKGSVDAAWSSAGFFAGTDSAFNMFSTVPFGPTIPEYMAWMYYGGGGELQQEMFHKHGIHPLSCGIHAPEASGWFRKEIKSINDLKGLKMRFFGFGAKVMERLGVSTQLLAPGDIFQALQLGTIDATEFSMPALDQRQGFHQVAKYYYFPGWHQQASIVHLLINKAKWDALADAQKAVLELACGDMMRDVAAHSEAVQWKAMQEMRNKNGVKLMRWSPEILKAYEKAWGEVVAEESAKNPNFKKVWDSYSQFRANYSLWREYGYLKN, from the coding sequence ATGAGGGCTTCGATTCGCTTCACACGGGCAGCTTTCGCATCGGTGGGAATCCTGGCGGCCGGCCTTGCCGCGGCGCAGGATCCGAAGGTCAAGTTCAATGTCGCCAATAATTTCCCCAACAGTCTTCCCATCGTGGGAGAGGCGGGGCCTCGCTATGCCGAGCGGGTAAAGCGGGCCTCCGGCGGGTCCATCGAGATGAAGTTCCACGAGCCGGGCGCTCTCGTCCCAGCCTTGCAGTCCATCCAGGCGGCTTCCAAGGGGTCGGTGGACGCGGCGTGGTCGAGTGCCGGGTTCTTCGCGGGGACCGATTCGGCGTTCAATATGTTTTCCACCGTGCCCTTCGGTCCGACCATCCCAGAGTACATGGCTTGGATGTACTACGGCGGTGGAGGTGAGCTGCAACAGGAGATGTTCCACAAGCATGGCATCCATCCGCTTTCCTGCGGCATTCATGCGCCCGAGGCTTCAGGCTGGTTCCGCAAGGAGATCAAGAGCATCAACGATCTCAAGGGACTGAAGATGCGTTTCTTCGGCTTTGGCGCCAAGGTGATGGAACGCCTTGGGGTGTCCACTCAGTTGCTGGCGCCTGGCGATATTTTCCAGGCCCTGCAGTTGGGGACGATCGACGCCACCGAGTTCTCCATGCCCGCCCTGGACCAGCGGCAGGGGTTCCACCAGGTGGCGAAGTACTACTACTTTCCGGGCTGGCACCAGCAGGCGTCCATCGTTCATTTGCTCATCAACAAAGCCAAATGGGATGCCCTGGCCGACGCCCAAAAGGCCGTGCTCGAATTGGCCTGCGGCGACATGATGCGCGATGTCGCCGCGCATAGCGAAGCGGTGCAGTGGAAGGCCATGCAGGAAATGCGCAATAAGAATGGCGTAAAGTTAATGCGCTGGTCCCCGGAAATTCTCAAGGCTTACGAGAAAGCTTGGGGCGAAGTCGTCGCCGAGGAATCGGCCAAGAATCCCAACTTCAAGAAGGTGTGGGATTCCTACTCGCAGTTCCGGGCGAATTATTCCCTTTGGCGTGAGTATGGATATCTGAAGAATTAG
- a CDS encoding TRAP transporter small permease subunit, protein MDRLLAASNAIGAVLEKISAAVGWLFLAATAVIMFDVLSRKFGFQIPGMGSTRLQELEWHLHTALFSFWIGMGYIRNTHVRIDVATTNAKPRTHAMLELLGCIIFALPYTLVAIYFAADFAWISFVDMEGSESANGLPYRWIPKTFLLAGLVLLLFAVLSVLMRMIVFLHGPERLRAAASFGGAKAAS, encoded by the coding sequence ATGGACCGGCTTCTTGCGGCGAGTAACGCCATTGGCGCAGTGCTGGAGAAAATTTCCGCGGCCGTGGGGTGGCTCTTTCTCGCGGCCACGGCCGTCATCATGTTCGACGTGCTCTCCCGCAAATTCGGTTTTCAGATTCCTGGCATGGGTTCCACGCGCTTGCAAGAACTCGAGTGGCACCTTCACACGGCGTTGTTCTCCTTCTGGATCGGCATGGGCTATATCCGCAACACCCATGTGCGCATCGATGTCGCGACCACCAACGCCAAGCCGCGCACGCACGCCATGCTGGAATTACTCGGTTGCATCATCTTCGCGCTTCCCTACACCCTGGTGGCGATTTATTTCGCGGCGGATTTCGCCTGGATTTCCTTCGTTGACATGGAGGGCTCCGAGTCCGCCAATGGACTGCCCTACCGCTGGATTCCCAAGACGTTTCTTCTGGCGGGGCTGGTGCTCCTACTGTTCGCGGTGCTCTCGGTGCTCATGCGGATGATCGTGTTTCTGCATGGACCGGAAAGGCTGCGCGCCGCGGCATCTTTCGGCGGCGCCAAGGCCGCGAGTTAG